From Nitrososphaerales archaeon, one genomic window encodes:
- a CDS encoding DUF2283 domain-containing protein — protein MVKNKPKVRYDQDADILYIKVKEGSIKDTIDVAEDVFVELDDKGKIAGIEVWRARELLLNPLAKYISKQVKLATKAV, from the coding sequence ATGGTTAAGAATAAGCCAAAAGTAAGATACGACCAAGATGCGGATATACTCTACATCAAAGTTAAGGAAGGTTCTATCAAGGATACCATAGATGTTGCTGAAGATGTATTTGTTGAGCTTGATGATAAAGGTAAGATAGCTGGTATAGAGGTCTGGAGGGCACGAGAATTATTGTTAAATCCACTTGCAAAATATATTTCGAAACAAGTAAAACTTGCAACTAAAGCAGTTTGA
- a CDS encoding DUF4258 domain-containing protein: MVKLTTHAKLRISERNIKLSDVLFTIERPSMVFYDTVTGCNIALAPWKSKPNKSLLVSYVLIGKEVKIITLFVLSKHEEIAKKREMSGRWLRISQK, encoded by the coding sequence ATGGTAAAACTAACCACGCATGCTAAGCTTAGGATTAGTGAAAGGAATATCAAATTATCGGATGTTCTATTCACTATTGAAAGACCTTCTATGGTCTTTTATGACACTGTGACAGGGTGTAATATCGCATTAGCACCTTGGAAAAGTAAGCCTAACAAATCACTTCTTGTATCGTATGTTTTAATAGGTAAGGAAGTAAAGATAATAACGTTGTTTGTGTTATCAAAACACGAGGAAATAGCTAAGAAGAGGGAGATGTCAGGAAGATGGTTAAGAATAAGCCAAAAGTAA